A single genomic interval of Lathyrus oleraceus cultivar Zhongwan6 chromosome 7, CAAS_Psat_ZW6_1.0, whole genome shotgun sequence harbors:
- the LOC127101157 gene encoding aquaporin PIP2-7, which yields MAKDVEVQEQGEYSAKDYQDPPPAPLIDLDELTKWSFYRALIAEFVATLLFLYVTILTIIGYSHQTDANAGGTDCDGVGILGIAWAFGGMIFILVYCTAGISGGHINPAVTFGLFVGRKVSLLRAVFYMAAQCAGAVCGTGLAKGFQKSFFDRYGGGANFIHDGYNKGTALGAEIIGTFVLVYTVFSATDPKRNARDSHVPVLAPLPIGFAVFMVHLATIPITGTGINPARSFGSAVILNQGKIWDDQWVFWVGPIIGATVAAIYHQYILRGSAIKALGSFRSNA from the exons ATGGCTAAAGATGTTGAGGTCCAAGAACAAGGTGAATACTCAGCAAAAGACTACCAAGATCCACCTCCAGCACCATTGATAGACCTCGATGAGTTAACAAAGTGGTCCTTTTACAGAGCTCTTATAGCTGAATTCGTAGCAACACTTCTCTTCCTATATGTTACTATTTTAACCATCATTGGTTACAGCCACCAGACTGATGCTAACGCCGGTGGTACCGACTGCGACGGTGTTGGCATTTTGGGTATTGCCTGGGCCTTTGGTGGCATGATTTTCATCCTTGTTTACTGCACCGCCGGTATCTCTG GAGGACACATAAACCCTGCGGTGACGTTCGGGCTATTCGTGGGACGCAAGGTGTCCTTGTTAAGGGCAGTATTCTACATGGCAGCACAGTGTGCAGGAGCAGTGTGTGGTACCGGACTGGCCAAGGGTTTTCAGAAATCATTCTTTGACAGGTATGGAGGTGGTGCCAACTTTATCCATGATGGTTACAACAAAGGTACAGCTTTAGGTGCTGAGATTATTGGTACCTTTGTTCTTGTCTACACTGTCTTCTCTGCAACTGATCCTAAGAGAAACGCTAGGGACTCTCATGTTCCT GTTTTGGCACCATTACCTATTGGATTTGCTGTTTTCATGGTTCACTTGGCTACTATTCCGATCACCGGTACCGGTATTAACCCGGCAAGAAGTTTCGGATCCGCTGTGATCTTAAACCAGGGGAAAATTTGGGATGATCAGTGGGTTTTCTGGGTTGGACCAATAATTGGAGCAACCGTGGCTGCAATTTACCACCAATACATTCTAAGAGGATCAGCAATTAAAGCTCTTGGATCATTCAGGAGCAACGcttaa